From the Trifolium pratense cultivar HEN17-A07 linkage group LG4, ARS_RC_1.1, whole genome shotgun sequence genome, the window ATCTTTTATGACAAAATTTCTTCATCTGGGTATGATGATTTGGGCTTATTGAATCAAtctttgcataactttggaacTTCTAATGGTGTTTTAGAGAGTGGGAAGGGAAAGGTGGTGAAGTGCCCTATAACTGAAAGAGTTGGTAAAGATGATATTTCTGAGGCTAAAGCTTTAGCTGCTTTGAAGAACCATAGTGAAGCAGAGAAGAGAAGGAGGGAGAGAATAAACGGTCATCTTGCAACATTGCGTGGCCTTGTGACTTCCACTGATCAAaaggtttttcttttcttctttaccTTCTTAGaaagttgtttttgttgttgctaGTTTTATGATTTCATTTtgattgtaaaattgttttaaaattttgtcaaaatcttctatttgaaaattttgatcaAAATAGCATATTATCTTGCATAAGAACTATGTAGCAGTAACACTGCCACTTCAAATTGAAGGCGGGTCTTGTGTCTGACATGTGTATCTATAAGTAGTATTCGACACCGATAGATAAAGTTACTTACGTTCAATCATTTCAATTTGGTTAAACTATTAATGTTGTCTATATGTCAATATTGTGTCTTTGTGGTTGCTTCATAGATAAGATAAGAAGtatgcttaattagtctatGTGAAATGCATGCAAATGGGAGATGAGTTAGGGAACTAATCCCTCcgataatttttatatgaaaaagtttattttttttagattcatagaatgtttgatgtatgAATCAGATACATCAAATATTCTATGGATCCTAAATActaactttttcttataataaggaccaaAGTGAGTAGTAGATTTAATGCGAAGTTGGTACCGTAAGTGTTTCGAACCATAGATTCTTTACTTCTCCACACTTAAATTGCGTAATTCTAGAAAAAGGATTTAATGAGAAGTTGATATTGGGTGAGGAACAAATATAGTCTTGATTTTTGGGTTAAACCAGTTTAAGTTTTAAGAAAGATGACAATACAAGATTTCAGGCAGAgatgagaataaaaaataattggttaaggaaaaaaaaagtattttctTATGCTTATTGTATTTGCTGGGAACATATATTTCCCTTTCATAAGTATTTgataattttgaaagaaaaatggaGCTCAGTCTGTTGGTTACAACatgtttgaaatttgaagtGCATTATTGTAATAATTGTAATTAAATTAAGTGATTCTGATTGCATCATTGTTGTCATTGTGTGGTAAACTTGTTGTTAAAGTTACTAATTGCTAAAGTCAACTATCATGGTGCATCACTTTGTTATGTAATGTGCAAATTATTTACTCTATGACAAAAGAACCTCACCAAATCTTATAGTTCATGATAATCTATTTTTATAGGATTCTTATTCTATGCTCCCaaagtataaataattcattaattaattattacacATGTACTGTACTATAGTATATCAAATAATACTTCCTTGATTAGCTCATATGAACAAAAGTACAAAACATTAAACACTATAGAATGTCAACTTTGATAAGGTATTTTAATTTGATGGTCttcatcaaaagaaataaaataagttcaTGTGAACTTCTCAACCGGTAGGCATATCACATTTTACATGTATAGGTCGGATTCGAACCCCGAACatttcatttattcacctttataaaaataaaattccatcTACTAGACTacctggaaaaaaaaatgttttcatcATAATCAGATTTCAAGTTTTGTTGTGTACATGCCAGTTGTTCTTTCTGGATGGCATGACATGACACAGTCAATTTCTTGTGGTATTATATATGACATTGTCTTGTTTAGTTGCACCGCCATTTATCTTTAACTTGTTGCCTAACTCATAATGGTGATGTGGGACAAAGAATATAATACTATTGTATAAATTGAATATAAATTAACCAAATTGAGTTCACGTGATTAATGAGCTTCCGCTAAGACAAATCGTTCGGTAGAATTCGAGTTCAGTTTCCGGGAGAAACAATTCTTGTTCAGATCTTACTTGCTTCGTGACCGAACTTCGGATTATCAGGACTTTTTTCCTCTGATAACCGGACATTATTAATATAATACTATTGTATTTTACAAGAACTAAAATTGCATATAAATTAAGCAACAGATTGAGTTCAAGCGGCTAATGAACTCTCTCTATGACGAGTCGTTCGAAATAATCTGAGTTCAATTTTTGAGAGAAATAATTCTTGATTAGACTTTATAGTTACTTCGTGACCGAATTCAGGATTACCATACCCTTTTTACAGAGACAAATAacatttgtttgttttctttttgaaaaaatgaatgTAGATGGACAAAGCCACATTACTTGCTAAAGTGATTTGTCAAGTGAAGGAATTGAAGAAGAATGCAATGGAAGCAAGCAAAGGTTTTCTCATTCCAATGGAAGATGATGAAGTGAAAGTTGAACCATATGATATTGAATTAGGACATGGATGCATGTCTTACAAAGCAACTATCTGCTGTGATTACCAACCTGAGATACTTTCTGACCTCAAAAAAGCACTTGATGCACTTCAACTTCAACTAGTGAAGGTTGAAATGTCAACATTGGAAAACAGAATGAAGAATGTGCTTGTCTTTACATGTTGTAAAGGGGATAATAGTGTTAATGTTGAAACATGTAAAAGTATTGCAAATGTTGTTCATAAAGCATTAGATTCTGTGTTGGAAAAGGCTTATAGTTCAATGGAGTTTTCACTTAGAACTTCATATCCAAACAAAAGGAGAAGAATGTGCTTTGCTGAAACATCTACTTCCTCATGCAACCATGGATCTTGTTGCTCATGCTAAGGGTTGACCATttgatttgttattttgttGTATTGTATCATGCTACATATCTATTGAAATCTGGATTTTTCATAGGTTATTGTAATGTTAAGAACTTTAAGAATGGCTTATGTTGAAGTTGCTATTAGTATATGTGGAACAGTTGGAGAtacattttaataaattattagtgTCCAACATGTGCCAAAAGATTTATAatttcaatgttttaagaaccggaccggaggtcgaaccgttgtgacaactggttcaagggtcaaccggtcggatcggttcaaccgttattgaaccatttatattgaaccgttcatataatttttctataataataaaatataatagaattttttttaacattatcaCTAGTAAGAGCTTTAATTAGCAACCTTCACCACATTAGAAGTCAATGGTTGGAAAGGAaaagatttttgattttttaacctttcaatttcaatccatcgtgttgtcaaaataaaaaacctttCAATCCATCgtgttgtcaaaataaaaaacctttcaatccatcattttttttattaaaaaatcagtttttttttttaagtgagagaaaaaccggccggtttttccggttcaccggttttcccggttcacaccggttcacaccggtttttgaccggttccactgactagcggttcttgctagtcgtccggaccgccgagggcaccggttcgtggtcggaccggccggtccggttcggtttttaaaacattgtatAATTTATTGCTACAAGTAAGaaatgaacataaaaaaaaaagtagaaaaatatattataaggaaatactctaaaataaaataaaaaaattggtggtcaaattatttcaaatatGGCCCAAAAGGTAACTATTTCAACTGAATTGGTGGGATGCGTCAGCCCATGCAATAGTGCAAAACATGGGCGACACTCGAGAGCTCAAGTAGCAAGCTACTTTAGCAGACTCTCccttaaaaaagtaatttaatattGTGTGACCCGTTGGGTCACATCATatattaaactgataagaacagATACTACACTTGATCTTAGCCAAAAGGCCGAGAAAGGTATGAATCGTAAACTATTTATTAATCCATAATAAAAAAGCGACAGTTTAACATTAATAAAACTATTTATTTTGGAATCTTTAGTGCTGACATCTATCATTTTCTCAATTGGGCCTAATTTACTTTAGCCCAACAAAATGagaaatttacaaaaattgaaCTGGTATTGGTGGGGTGCGCCAGCCgatgcaatagtgcaacgcaaAGACGACACTTGAGAAGCCCAATAGCAAGCTATTGTAGTGGTTTCTCCCcctaaaaaaagtaatttaatatcGTGTGACTCAATGAGTCACATATcagatattaaactgataagaacagATACTACACTTGATCTTAGCCAAAAGGCCGAGAAAGGTATGCTTTTAACCTTGTACAAAGTTTAAATTTATAGCAAGGCTTTTTGTGCTTTCGATACTTTtgagcgatgtgggacttatgAAAATAACATCACTTTGCAATCAAGTCTAAATATgtaataaaaagaaacaaatctCTCTCCTTGTGCCACTACCACCCCTCCTATTAATTGACACAACAAAAAGAAAGTTTGAAGGTTGAATATATCGAATCGCTGCAACTCTGCAAGGTGATGGAGAGACAGAGAAGTGATAAGGATGAGCAAATGATTCTAATGCAAAGATGTGTGAAGAAGTTTCACTTTGGGAACTgggaagagaaagagaaagcagCAAAGGATATTGAAATGTTGGCTAAAGAAGATGTCAAGGTCACCAAGTTGATGACTGAACTTGGGGTGGTGTCCCTGTTGGTGTCGATGGCTAGCCGGCAGTGAGTCAGAGTGAAAGCTTTGATATAGCTAGCTAATGGAAGTTACATGTAAGTTTCAGATTTCTTAATTTCTTTGAACAACAATACAGCATTGTCACATTGCTGTCAGTAACATTCACAGTGTGTTAAGTGTAAGTTTAATGTGCAACTTTGACTTCAATTCAAATTTGAGTTCTTAATTCTTTAAGTGTTAATGgctattatataaatatatctgAGTAATTGGTTAATGGATTACAGTGAGTGCAGAACCATAAAATGAATGATTGAATTGGTTCAGGCTATGCTTATACCTCAATAATTTTAAGCAATTAACTAACTATTATAGTTAAAAAATTAGGATCATAAGATAAGGTGAGAGGAGACATGTCGATGAACTTTTTCAGGACATGATACATTGGTTCTTTTTTCAGGACAAGACATTGATATTGGAGgctataatattatttaaactATCTAAATCGAGTGCTATTCCAGTTTATTAATATACATGTTtgtttgctgttaaaaaaataaataaaaaactgtcTCAAAGAGTTGACCCTGAAGATGAACAAGTGAATTTGCAAACTTGATCTATTCCTTGTCATCTATACTGAACTTCCCCCCCTAATGCTTCAATAGACGTTCTGCCATTTCTTAAAGACATTCTTAACTGGTGCTCAAAATTTGACGCCAAAAGTCGCGTGTTGCAAGCTTTGCAATTTGTCTGCTATGTTAGAGAATGCAAGACCAATTGTTTCTAATGGAATAATACCAATCCTCTTAGAATTTTCCTCAGTGAAAGAAATCTCCGAGAGGTAAAATAGTACAGTGGGGTAGTGTCCATGTACTTCTTGAAGTAGCTTTATAATGGAGCCATTGAGCTCAAAAAAGAGCAATGGAATTATTGTAATTGTTTAAGTATGATATGCAAATAACCCAAAATTCAGGTCCCCAAAATCAAAGAGAGACAAAAGAAAGGATGAGAATGATGAAGAACTTGGTTAAAGAAAGTTTGCTTACGAATGTGGAAACAATACCTCAGAGCAAATGCAGACAAAAAATCTTCCAAGTTAAAATGTTTGCTCATCAGCACAAGTTCAAGGAGTTTACCTTActaagttatatttttatttttctcccCATTTCTTTTATAGTTTGAAGTTGATTCAATTTGCCAATTCATGTTCCCTCTTGATTTGTGCTATCTTTGATAGCCAATATAGAAAATGATGAATGTAAAATAAATCACACATTTCATGTCACAACATGTTCTTGATCATCTATAACCAACGAGACAATTAGAACGAGACTGTGTATTTGAAAAATAGTCTTTTGGTTCCAAACTCAAACCACCCAAATACTCATTCTAAAATTGCTTTGGTGTTGAGTTAATAACACCACATTTATAAACCTTGTAATTGAGATATAATAAGCACAATCCAATCTCCAGCATGTACACTAGCAAAATAGAATGGTTCGAGTGATAAGATCATAAGAGTGTGTTAAAAGTGAGGGTTCTTAGTACGTATTTCTTATTACAATACTTTATGATTTCTCTCTAACAATCGATAATCATTCAAATCATTTTGGCAGAAATAATCTCCCTATTAGACAACAAGCACAAAACAGATTAATTTGCCTTTAGACAAGGCTACATGTATGAATGTTTCCCCAAATTTTAGAACTCCCGTGTACCAACAAACAGGTACACCAAATGACCTTAAAGGAATGGTATCAGATTCAACTTAAGTCAATTTTACCCACACAAAAAAGGTTCATAGCTAGTGGTATCATGTTCAACTATTCATTCTGATTCCATTTGATCAACAACCACAAGAACCCTCTAAAAGTTATCATATCAAGACTTCATTTCACAAAGTAAACATGCATACACAGGCATCTCAAGGTTTTTTAACATTGAACCATAGCTATTTTGATTAGTACTCAAATTCGTAATAGTATCCAAACTATTTATTTGAAACGATACAAATTCTTAAGTGGTTATAACCGTGAAAGCATAACctcgtaaaaataaaatcaagtgCACCATATACGCATTATAACGAACCATTCATCTCATAAATTTCACCTAACATTagcattatttatatttcatttcataatATGTTACAAGGTAATTGTGTCACTTTCACTTTAGAGAATGATACAAAAAATAGCCTGGTTCCTACACTAGACATTTGAGGGACCAAACCAGCATTCAAAAGCCCTGCGTCCTAACCTCAGAGGAAAAGTGCAACGCGGTGTTGGCCGATCCACTCCAAATAGAAAATGGGACAGGAACCACCTCAAAAATCATTAGAAATAGCAAAGGCAATAACAATCATAAGGTTTATgtcaacaataacaacaaaaagtCAAAAACATACCACAAGGTTTGATACAGAAGTCatgaaaatcaaaataagaaaacaaagaaagacCTAAAGatgtaacaaacaaacaatgtCATTTGGCCCGAAAAGTGACTAATGGGGAAAAAAGAAACACCAAATTATAGCATAGCAACTTGCCTATTCATTCtaagatatttatttatatccTCTAGAACCCTAACAAAAACACCACCATACACAAGTGCAGCATAGTGCAAGACAAGGTATAAACAACCAAAACATTCTGTTATGCTTTTTATCTTCATATCCTATTTTTAGCTAAAGAGAGACAAAGATTAATGATTGTTATTTTGCTTCCTCCCTTACCTTGCTTTCCTTTCTTACAAGCTT encodes:
- the LOC123924272 gene encoding transcription factor bHLH30-like; amino-acid sequence: MSYIFYDKISSSGYDDLGLLNQSLHNFGTSNGVLESGKGKVVKCPITERVGKDDISEAKALAALKNHSEAEKRRRERINGHLATLRGLVTSTDQKMDKATLLAKVICQVKELKKNAMEASKGFLIPMEDDEVKVEPYDIELGHGCMSYKATICCDYQPEILSDLKKALDALQLQLVKVEMSTLENRMKNVLVFTCCKGDNSVNVETCKSIANVVHKALDSVLEKAYSSMEFSLRTSYPNKRRRMCFAETSTSSCNHGSCCSC